In the Streptomyces sp. 3214.6 genome, TCACCACGTAGTGCAGCGACGCGTACCAGAAGTCGGCCGGCACGCCGATCCACGCCTGGGTTCTGAACAGCCGGTTCAGCGGGTGCTCGGCGTTGATGTGCAGGAACTTCTCGATGCGCAGGATCGCCAGGCCGTGGTCGACCGCCGTCGTGACGTCGCCGCGCGCGAGCAGGCGCCCCGCCGAGTAGCAGGCGTACACCAGCACGATCAGGGGCAGCTCGGTCCACCAGCGCAGCCGTGCCCGCGGGGCCGCCTCGGTGCCTGGTGTCTCGGTCTGCGGCATCCGATTGCCTCCCCCTTCTTGTCGCTGTGTACTCGTCGCTGCGGCGCCGGTGGCGCGGGACAGGCCACTTTACGGTGTATGTACGCGCCCGTTACGAGCGCCCCGGCTCTCAAAGACGCTGAGATCGCCCGGCGGGTTGCCCCTGTTCAGGGTGAGCGATGATGGAGGGGTTCCGCCTCCGTTTTCTCCCCTGATTCCTCCAGGGGTTTCCCCGGAAAGGCCCCTTATGGCACCGCGCATCCTGCTGGCCCGGCACGGACAGACGCAGTGGTCGCTGTCCGGCAAGCACACCGGCAGGACCGACGTGCCCCTTCTGGAGGAGGGCCGGCGGGGCGCCAAGCTGCTCGGCGAGCGGCTGCACCGGGCGCCGTTCGACGGCCTGAGGGACGTCGAGATACGCACCAGCCCGCTGGCACGCGCGCGTGAGACGTGCGAACTCGCCGGCTTCGGCGAGCGGGCCACGACCTGGGACACCCTCATGGAGTGGCACTACGGCGCCTACGAGGGTCTGACGCCCGCCGAGATCCAGGCCGTCCGGCCCGGCTGGCTGATCTGGCGCGACGGCGTCCCCGAGGGCGAGACCCTCGCCGAGGTGACCGCCCGCGCGGACGAGGTCGTCGGCTGGGCGCGCTCGGCCGAGCGGGATGTGCTGGTCTTCGCCCACGGGCACATCCTCCGCTCCATAGGGGCACGCTGGCTGGGTCTGCCGCTGGACTTCGCGGCCCGTATCCGGCTGAACCCGACGTCGCTCTCGGTCCTGGGCTGGGCCTACGGCGAACCGGCGATCGAGAGCTGGAACGACCTCGGGCACCTCGCGTAGGGACGGCCTTGGCTGCCCGGCCTGCCAGGGCGGTGACGCGAGGGCGGTGCGAGGGAGCGAGCCGGGGTTCACACCGTTCGCGGGGTCGAGGCGTGCCGTTCCAGGAACGTCGAGACGCCCGCCGCCCGCCGGTGCGGCAGCAGGACCCGCGCCGTTCCGGCCAGCATCGTCTGGATCCGGGACGACTGGACCTGGTCCAGCAGGTCCAGGACGCGCATCCCGGCCACCGCAGCCTCGTCGGGGCGGCCCCCGCGCGCGAGGTCGTCCGCCAGCTCGGCCGTGTACAGCGCGATGTTGCGGGTGAAGTGCGGGTCCTGGAGTTCCGCCGCCCGTCCCGCGTGCCGGGCCGCGCGCGGCCAGTCGCCCAGCGTCGACCAGCACTGTGCCTTGAGCCCCTCCAGCTCGGCCGCGCCGTAGAAGCTCATCCACTCGGGGTCGTCGTCACAGGGGCCGCGGTCGTAGAGGGCCTGCGCGCGGACCAGGGCCTGCTCGCAGCCGGTGCGGTCGGCGAGCCCCGCCCAGCCGCCCGCCTCACGCAGCGCGAGCAGCGACATCAGGCGCGGGGAGCCCAGCGGGCGGGCGACGCGCTGGGCGGCCTGGGCGGCGCGGACGGCCTCGCGGGGGCGGCCCGCGTCCCGGGCGAGGAACGCCGTGTTGCAGAAGGCGTGCGCCTCCAGCGCCTGGTCGCCGGTCATCCGGGCGGTGGCGAGGGCCTCCGCGTAGTGCGAGCGCGCGTCGTCGAACCGTCCCGAGTCGTGGGCCAGCCAGCCCACGGAGATGGCGAGCTCCCCGGCCCCGGAGTGGAGCCGGTCGGCGGTGGTCTGCCGGGTCGTCCCGGCGTCCAGCAGTGCGTAGGCGGCGCGCAGTGGAGCGGCCGCGCGCCGGTAGAGGCCGTCGGCCCCGTGCCGGTCGTCCAGCAGCCGGATCCGGCGGACCGCTTCTTCGAGGGCGCCCGCCTCGCTCGTCCCCGCGCGGCGCCCGGGCCGTGCCGCCGCCGACGCGTCGGGGGCGAGCCCCAGGGGGCCCAGTGTGGCGGCGGCCATCGTGGCTCCTCCGCCGGTCATGAATGCGCGACGCAGCACGTCGCTCTCCTCGTCGTTGTGGTGCGTGTCGTACGGGTCCTGCGTGTCATACGGCTCGTGCGCCCTGCCCGTCTCACCCGTGTTCCGCCCGTCACTCGTGGTGCGCTCCGGTCTTGTGGTGTGCGTGGAGGGCGCGTCCTCGGTGATGCGCGCCCCCCGTCCGCGAACGGACGAGCGGGGCGCGAACCCCAGATCGGTCAGCGTGCGGCCGGGGAACATGTGCAGGAACACCCGTTCGTACGCGTAGTTGGGGCAGCGGATCTCCCCCGCCTCGACCCGCCCGATGTAGCGCGCGTCACAGCTGACCCGCTCGCCGATCTCGCGGGCGGCCCGCCGTACGAGCGCGGCGAACTCGGCCGGCGAGCGCCGTCCACGCACCTGCCGGAAGGCGAGGTTGGGCCGGGCCGGCCGGTCGGGCCGAGGTGGGGGCACCGTTGACGACGCCATGGCCGGGTCCTCTCGTGCGAACCGTCGAACCATGCCGGAGTCGGGGTGAGTTGTCCGTGTGGCACCCTTGTTCCCGGCGGGCAAGAACGTACCTGCTGTGCTCGGGCCGTCATGCGCTGTTTGGCTACAAACCGGATATCTCATCCGTGATCTGCCATGAACTGCCATCCTTTGCGGCGGACTTCCGCCGTAGCCCTTGACGCCGTGCCGCGTTGAGCCTTGCGGACTACAGGCGGGCTGCGCGGTGGAGGCCGGGATGGAGACCAGCCAGAGCAACGATCCTTGTGTGCCGTCGGGGGCGGCGTGCGACCTGGTGACGGTGCCGACCCGGCAGGGGCTGGAGGCCGTCGACATCCTGCGGAGGGCGTCGGCCGGGGACGGGGTGGGGCCCGTCCTGCACGACGACGGCGGCGGCACCCTCGGCTTCGTGGTCCCGGCCGGGACGGCGGCGGCCTGGGACGTACCGGGCAGCACCTGCACACAGACCGACGGCCGCGGACTGAGACTCGCCCCCGAGCCCCCCGTCAAGGGCTCGGACTGGCTGGTGCCCCCCGGCGAGGCAGACCTCGCGACGGACCCGGCGGTGCTGCGACAGGCGTTGGGCGAGGCAGCCCGAATGATCGAAGCAGCAGACAGCTGCCGCTGAGCCGCGACCGGTCGGCACGGGCGCACCGGGCCGCTGCTGCCCCGCAGGCGGTCGGCAGTCGGCGCCGTCCCCGCAGGGGGTGGCTCGGCTGGGCGCGCGGGGGGTCTTCGGGGGCTGCGAAAATGTTGTCATGGGAAAGTCCAGGAACACCCGGCGTGAGCGGGACGCCGAAGCCGCTGTCGTCGAGACCGTCGACGGCGGACTCGCCCAGCTCATCCCCGACCGGGATCGGGCGCGGGCCTGGACGCTGCTCATAGACGGAGCCCCCCAGTCGCACGTCGACCTCGACGACCCTGCCCACCTCTCCTTCGAGTACCAGCGCCGTCTCGGCCATGTCATCGACCTCACCGCACCGCCCGGCAAGCCGCTGCACGCCGTGCACCTCGGCGGCGGCGCCTTCACCCTCGCCCGGTATGTCGCCGCCACCCGCCCCCGCTCCACCCAGCAGATCGTCGAACGGGACGCGGCCCTCGTCCAACTGGTGCGCCGGGAGTTGCCGTTGGATCCGGGGGCGCGGATCAGGGTCAGGTCGGCCGATGCGCGCGAAGGGCTCGCCAAGGTGCCCGACGGGTGGGCCGACCTCGTCATAGCCGACGTGTTCAGCGGCGCCCGCACCCCCGCCCACCTCACGTCGACGGAGTTCCTCGACGAGGTCCGCAGGGCGCTGAAGCCCGGCGGGCGCTACGCCGCCAACCTCGCCGACGGCCCGCCGCTCGCCCACCTGCGCGGCCAGATCGCCACCGCCGCCGCCCGCTTCCCGGAACTCGCGCTGGTCGCCGACCCGACCGTGCTGCGGGGCAAACGGTTCGGTAACGCCGTACTCGTCGCCTCCGACCTGCCCCTGCCGATCGGCGAACTGACCCGCCGGGCCGCCTCCGACCCGCACCCCGGGCGGGTCGAGCACGGCCGCGCCCTCATCGACTTCACCGGCGGGGCGGTGCCGGTCGCGGACGCGTCGGCGGTGGCCTCCCCGGCCCCGCCGCCGTCGGTGTTCCGCTAGCGGAACAAGCGCATCGGCGGTCCTCGTCTAGTACGTGCCCACCTCGACGTGTGGTGGGCCGTCGTGCCAGGTGCAGAACACCGAGACGCGGTCCGCGCCGGAGCTGAACTCCACCCGGATCCATGACTCCGTCTTCCACACCTGCATCGACCAGCCCGCGCCCGGGGTCGCCGAGACGAGCGTCGCGGAGGTCGTGCCGAGGTCGAAGACGACCCGGCCGCCGTCGGTGTCGTAGCTCTTGACCGTGCCGGCGGGGGTGGGGGAGGACGGCTTCGTGGGGGTCGTCGGGGCGGGCGCGGGGGAGGTGCGGCTGGGCGTCGGGGACGTGCTGGACGTGCTGGACGTGCTGGACGTGCTGGACGTGCTGGACGTGCTGGACGTGCTGGACGGACTCGGTGAGCGCGACGGCGGCCGGCTGGGCGTCGGGGTAGGTGTCGTCAGGGGTTTCGCGTCCTGGGTGGTCGCCTCGCCCGCCGTCAGCGGCAGGGCGCGCGGCGGGTCGTAGGCCGTCCCCGCCATCACCGCGTGGACGCCCCACCACGACAGCGTGACCGCCGCGCCCGTGGCGAGCGCCCAGGCCAGCAGGTGTAGGAGTCCTCTGCGCATCGCGGCCATCTTGCCCCACGCGCCTCACCCGTGTCGCACAGATGTCCCCTCCACCACGCACGGCCGCCTCACCGGTTGTCCACAATCGCTTGGTTGTCCACAGGCCCGGATGGGGCTCGGCGGTATGGCGTAGGTTGCGGCGCATGGCAAGTGTGCTCGTGGTCGAGGACGACCAGTTCGTACGCTCGGCGCTCATCCGGCAGCTGACCGACGCCTCGCACACGGTGCGCAGCGTCGGCACGGCGCTGGAGGCGCTGCGCGAGGTCGCCCATTTCCGCTTCGACGTGGTCGTCCTCGACCTCGGACTGCCCGATCTGGACGGCTCCGAGGCCCTGAAGATGCTGCGCGGCATCACGGACGTGCCGGTCATCATCGCCACCGCGCGCGACGACGAGACGGAGATCGTGCGGCTGCTCAACGCGGGCGCGGACGACTATCTGACGAAGCCGTTCTCGGTGGAGCACCTGTCGGCCCGGATGGCGGCGGTGCTGCGGCGGGCCCGGCCCGGCGCCGGGGAGCCCCCGCCCTCCGCCGTCCTGCGCGTCGGCGGCCTGACCGTCGACCCGCTGCGCCGCCAGGCCGAGTTGGACGGCGTACGGCTCGAGCTCACCCGCCGCGAGTTCGACCTGCTGGCCTTCCTCGCGGGCCGGCCGGGGGTCGTCGTCCCGCGCCGGGAGCTGCTGGCCGAGGTGTGGCAGCAGTCCTACGGCGACGACCAGACCATCGACGTCCATCTGTCCTGGCTGCGCCGCAAACTGGGCGAGACGGCGGCCCGGCCGCGCTATCTGCACACCCTGCGGGGCGTCGGCGTGAAGCTCGAACCACCGGGGGAAGCGGAGCCGGCACTATGAGGTGGGCGCTGGTCAAGGTCTGTCTGGCGGTCACCATGATGGTCGTGGTCGCCTTCGCGGTCCCGCTCGGACTCGTCATCAAGGAGATGGCCCGCGACCGCGCGTTCTCCAACGCGGAGCGGGAGGCCGCGGTCGTGGTCCCGGCGCTGTCCATCACGACCGACCGCGACCAGCTGGAGCGGGTCGTCGCCTCGGCCGGGTCCGACGACGGCATGGCCGTGCACCTGCCGGCGAGCGACGGCCGGACCGCCGTCGACCTCGGCCGGCAACGCGCCGCCGACCCCGACATCGCCGCCGTACGGAAACTGGGCCGCGTCTCCACCGCCGAGGTCCCCGGGGGTTCCGCGCTGCTCCAGCCCGTCGCGCTGAGCCTGGGGACGGCGGTGATCGAGGTGTACGTCCCCGAGTCCGAGGTGAGCAACGGCGTCGGCACGGCCTGGGCGGTGCTCGCGGCCGTCGGGATCGCGCTGGTCGTCGGCTCGGTCGCGGTCGCCGACCGGCTGGGCGTACGGATGGTGCAGCCGGCGAGGCGACTGGTCGAGGGCGCGCACGAGTTGGGGGAGGGAAAGCTGGGGGCGAGGGTCCCGGAGGAGGGCCCGAACGAACTGCGCCTGGCAGCGGCGGCGTTCAACGCCATGGCCGACCAGGTAGTACAACTGCTGGCGAACGAACGGGAGTTGGCGGCAGACCTGTCGCACCGCCTGCGTACCCCGCTCACCGTGCTCCGGCTCAACGCGGCTTCCCTCGGCGACTCCCCGGCGGCCGAGCAGACGAGGACGGCGGTCGCCCAGTTGGAACGCGAGGTGGACACCATCATCCGTACGGCGCGGGAGGCGAAACCGCAGACGACGGCCCTCGGTCCGGGCGCCGGCTGTGACGCGGCGGAGGTGGTCCGGGAGCGGATGGCGTTCTGGTCGGCACTCGCGGAGGACGAGGGCCGCAAGGTGCGCACGGCCGGCGTCGACCGCCCGGTCCGCATACCCGTGGCCCGCACCGATCTGGCCGCCGCCCTAGACGCCCTCCTCGGCAACGTGTTCCGGCACACCCCGGAGGGCACGGCCTTCGCGGTCGACGTCCACAACGGCGAGGACGCGGTGATCGTCCTGGTCTCGGACGCGGGGCCCGGCATACCCGACCCCGAGTCGGCGATGGCCCGCGGCCGTGGCTCGGGCGCCACCGGCTCGACCGGCCTGGGCCTGGACATAGTCCGCAGACTCGCCGAGTCGACAGGCGGCGACGTCCGTATCGGCTCATCGGTGCTGGGTGGCACGGAGATACGCGTCTGGATCCAGCTGGGCGGGCGGGAGCCGGTGCGCAAGGGGCATCGGGGGGCGGTGCGGAAGCGGAGACGGGCGGTGGTGAAGTGACACCCGCCGCGCCCAGGCGATCGCCAGGCTCCAGCAGCAGCACCCGGGCCTCGATGTCTCCTTCACGCTCCCCGTCATGCCCGAGGGGCTGACCCAGGACGGTGGAGATCGAGGACGCCACCCAGCTCGTCGTTTTCGCGAAGTCGAAGGGTCTCGGCCGGCTCTCGATGTGGTCGGCGACCCGCGACAAGCAGTGCCCGGGCGGGGAGTTGAGGAGGTGATCAAGAAAACGATCAGGAAAACGATCAGAAAAACGATCAAGGAGGGTGGGTGTATGTGACCAACGGGTGATCAAGGTGTGTCGATTACGTTTCGACAAATGAGGTCAGCGGCTCTTGACGCATGGCCGGACATAAGGCTGTTATTGCGCCACCCCGTGTTCGGTCAAGTTGATTTCTGGTCGATTGAGATCAATTTTCAGCCAATCTCATGGCCGAACCTCGCGTCAGGAGCCGTTCATGCACCACCTCACCCCCTCCGGCCGCCTCTCCCTCCCCTCGCTGCCCTCGGCGAGTCGCCGCTCGGTACTGCGCGGCATGGGCGCCGCGGCCGCCCTGGGCGCCGGCATACCCCTGCTGTCGGCCTGCGGCGGCAGCGGCACGGCGACGGACTCGAAGACGGTCACCCTCGGCTCCAACGCCTCCGACGCCGTCCCGAAGAACGCCTTCGCCGAGATCTACGCGGCGTTCAAGAAGCAGTCCGGGATCACGGTCGACGTGAACACCAAGGACCACAACACGTTCCAGGAGCAGATCAACTCCTACCTCCAGGGCACCCCGGACGACGTGTTCAACTGGTTCGCCGGCTACCGCATGCAGTTCTTCGCGGCCAAGAAGCTCGCCACCCCCATCGACGACGTGTGGCAGACCATCGGCGGCAACTTCCCCGACGCGATGAAGGCGCTCAGCAAGGGCGAGGACGGCAAGTACTACTTCGTGCCGCTGTACACGTACCCCTGGGCGCTCTTCTACCGGAAGAGCGTGTTCCAGCAGCACGGGTACACCGTGCCCACCACCTGGGACCAGCTGGTCGCGCTCTGCAAGCAGATGAAGAAGGACGGGCTCGTCCCGATCGCGTTCGGTGACAAGGACGCCTGGCCCGCGCTCGGCACCTTCGACCAGATCAACTTCCGCACCAACGGCTACGACTTCCACGTCGAGCTGATGGCGGGCAAGGCCTCCTGGACCGACGCCAAGGTCCGCAAGACCTTCGACCACTGGGCCGAGATCCTCCCTTACCACCAGGACGGCGCCGTCGGCCGCACCTGGCAGGACGCCGCCCAGACCCTCGTCTCCAAGAAGGCCGGCATGTACCTGCTGGGCACCTTCGTGGCGCAGCAGTTCACCAACAAGGCCGACGCCGACGACCTCGACTTCTTCGCCTTCCCGGAGATCGACCCGACGTACGGCCAGGACACCGTCGAGGCGCCCACCGACGGTTTCATGCTCTCCAAGGCCCCGAAGAACAAGGCGGCCGCCGTCAAGCTGCTGGAGTACCTGGGCACCCCGGCGGCCGAGGCGATCTACCTCAAGGCCGACCCGAGCGTGGTGGCCGCCTCCTCCAAGGCCGACACCTCCTCGTACTCCGCGCTGCAGAAGAAGGCGTACGCGATGATCAGCGGCGCCAAGCACCTGACGCAGTTCATGGACCGCGACAGCCGGCCGGACTTCACCTCCACGGTGATGCAGCCCGCGCTGCAGAAGTTCGTCCGCGACCCCAAGGGCATCGACAGCCTGCTGACGTCGATCGAGCGGCAGAAGAAGACGATCTTCGCCTCCGGCTGAGACCGCTGAGACCGCTGAGTCGGCCGAGTCGGCCGAGTCGGCCGAGTCGGCCGAGTCGGCCGAGACAGCTGCGACTGCCGAACCGGCCGAGACCGCCGAGACGGCCGAGACCCTTCTGCTGAGCGGATGAGCACCGACATCATGACCGTGGACACCACGAAGAACCCGGAGGCGGCCGCCGTGCCGCCTCCGGGCACCGCATCCCCGAAGAAGCGGGCCGTGCAGGGCCACCGGCGCCTGCTGACCCGCCGCGACCGGCTCACGCTCGGCCTGATGGCCGGCGTGCCGACGATCCTGCACGTGGCCCTGGTGTGGGTCACCGCCCTCGCCTCGGTCGCCCTGGCCTTCACCACCTGGGACGGCATCGGCTTCGACTCGATCAAGTGGGTGGGGCTGGACAACTTCAAGGAGCTGTTCACCAACAACCCGCAGTTCTGGCCCGCTGTCGAGCACAACGTGATCTGGTTCGTCGTGCTCATCCTGATCCCGACCCCGCTGGGCCTGTTCCTCGCCATCCAGCTCGACAAGAAGATCCGGTTCAGCCGGGTCTACCAGACGGCCTTCTTCCTGCCGGTCGTCGTGTCGCTGGCGGTCACCGGCTTCGTCTGGCAGCTGGTCTACAACCCCGACACGGGCCTGATCAACAGCATCATCGGGGCGAACAAGCCCGGCCACTACATCGACTGGATCGGCGACCCGCACCTCAACCTGTGGGCCGTCCTGGTCGCCGCCTGCTGGCGGCACACCGGCTACATGATGATCCTCTACCTGGCCGGTCTGAAGGGCGTCGACCCGTCCCTGCGCGAGGCCTCCTCGCTGGACGGCGCCAACGAGTGGCAGACGTTCAAGAACGTCATCTTCCCCACCCTGCGCCCCACGAACACCGTGGTGCTGGTGGTCACGATCATCGAGGCCCTGCGCGCCTTCGACCTGGTCTTCGTCTTCAACAAGGGAGCCCAGGGCACCGAGCTGCTCTCGATCCTGGTCACCAACAACATCATCGGTGAGTCCAGCCGTATCGGATACGGCTCGGCGATCGCCGTCGTCCTGCTGGTGATCTCCCTCGCCGTGATCATCCCGTATCTGATCGCGACCTTCCGGAAGGAGCGGCGAGCATGAGCGCGACCCTCGTGACCAAGCAGCGCACCCCCATCCGCCCCGCCCGGATCCTGCTGCACACCTTCCTCGTCGGCACGGCCCT is a window encoding:
- a CDS encoding histidine phosphatase family protein; this translates as MAPRILLARHGQTQWSLSGKHTGRTDVPLLEEGRRGAKLLGERLHRAPFDGLRDVEIRTSPLARARETCELAGFGERATTWDTLMEWHYGAYEGLTPAEIQAVRPGWLIWRDGVPEGETLAEVTARADEVVGWARSAERDVLVFAHGHILRSIGARWLGLPLDFAARIRLNPTSLSVLGWAYGEPAIESWNDLGHLA
- a CDS encoding spermidine synthase, whose product is MGKSRNTRRERDAEAAVVETVDGGLAQLIPDRDRARAWTLLIDGAPQSHVDLDDPAHLSFEYQRRLGHVIDLTAPPGKPLHAVHLGGGAFTLARYVAATRPRSTQQIVERDAALVQLVRRELPLDPGARIRVRSADAREGLAKVPDGWADLVIADVFSGARTPAHLTSTEFLDEVRRALKPGGRYAANLADGPPLAHLRGQIATAAARFPELALVADPTVLRGKRFGNAVLVASDLPLPIGELTRRAASDPHPGRVEHGRALIDFTGGAVPVADASAVASPAPPPSVFR
- a CDS encoding response regulator transcription factor, producing MASVLVVEDDQFVRSALIRQLTDASHTVRSVGTALEALREVAHFRFDVVVLDLGLPDLDGSEALKMLRGITDVPVIIATARDDETEIVRLLNAGADDYLTKPFSVEHLSARMAAVLRRARPGAGEPPPSAVLRVGGLTVDPLRRQAELDGVRLELTRREFDLLAFLAGRPGVVVPRRELLAEVWQQSYGDDQTIDVHLSWLRRKLGETAARPRYLHTLRGVGVKLEPPGEAEPAL
- a CDS encoding sensor histidine kinase, whose translation is MRWALVKVCLAVTMMVVVAFAVPLGLVIKEMARDRAFSNAEREAAVVVPALSITTDRDQLERVVASAGSDDGMAVHLPASDGRTAVDLGRQRAADPDIAAVRKLGRVSTAEVPGGSALLQPVALSLGTAVIEVYVPESEVSNGVGTAWAVLAAVGIALVVGSVAVADRLGVRMVQPARRLVEGAHELGEGKLGARVPEEGPNELRLAAAAFNAMADQVVQLLANERELAADLSHRLRTPLTVLRLNAASLGDSPAAEQTRTAVAQLEREVDTIIRTAREAKPQTTALGPGAGCDAAEVVRERMAFWSALAEDEGRKVRTAGVDRPVRIPVARTDLAAALDALLGNVFRHTPEGTAFAVDVHNGEDAVIVLVSDAGPGIPDPESAMARGRGSGATGSTGLGLDIVRRLAESTGGDVRIGSSVLGGTEIRVWIQLGGREPVRKGHRGAVRKRRRAVVK
- a CDS encoding ABC transporter substrate-binding protein: MHHLTPSGRLSLPSLPSASRRSVLRGMGAAAALGAGIPLLSACGGSGTATDSKTVTLGSNASDAVPKNAFAEIYAAFKKQSGITVDVNTKDHNTFQEQINSYLQGTPDDVFNWFAGYRMQFFAAKKLATPIDDVWQTIGGNFPDAMKALSKGEDGKYYFVPLYTYPWALFYRKSVFQQHGYTVPTTWDQLVALCKQMKKDGLVPIAFGDKDAWPALGTFDQINFRTNGYDFHVELMAGKASWTDAKVRKTFDHWAEILPYHQDGAVGRTWQDAAQTLVSKKAGMYLLGTFVAQQFTNKADADDLDFFAFPEIDPTYGQDTVEAPTDGFMLSKAPKNKAAAVKLLEYLGTPAAEAIYLKADPSVVAASSKADTSSYSALQKKAYAMISGAKHLTQFMDRDSRPDFTSTVMQPALQKFVRDPKGIDSLLTSIERQKKTIFASG
- a CDS encoding carbohydrate ABC transporter permease; the encoded protein is MTVDTTKNPEAAAVPPPGTASPKKRAVQGHRRLLTRRDRLTLGLMAGVPTILHVALVWVTALASVALAFTTWDGIGFDSIKWVGLDNFKELFTNNPQFWPAVEHNVIWFVVLILIPTPLGLFLAIQLDKKIRFSRVYQTAFFLPVVVSLAVTGFVWQLVYNPDTGLINSIIGANKPGHYIDWIGDPHLNLWAVLVAACWRHTGYMMILYLAGLKGVDPSLREASSLDGANEWQTFKNVIFPTLRPTNTVVLVVTIIEALRAFDLVFVFNKGAQGTELLSILVTNNIIGESSRIGYGSAIAVVLLVISLAVIIPYLIATFRKERRA